A DNA window from Pseudomonas sp. GD03919 contains the following coding sequences:
- a CDS encoding cold-shock protein produces the protein MADRETGTVKWFNDSKGYGFIQRESGPDVFVHFRAIRGEGHRTLVEGQKVEFGVIQGQKGLQAEDVSAF, from the coding sequence ATGGCAGATCGTGAGACCGGAACCGTCAAATGGTTCAATGATTCCAAGGGCTACGGGTTCATCCAGCGCGAAAGCGGCCCGGATGTGTTCGTTCACTTTCGCGCCATCCGTGGCGAAGGGCACCGCACCCTGGTCGAAGGCCAGAAGGTCGAGTTCGGCGTGATCCAGGGCCAGAAAGGCCTGCAGGCGGAAGACGTCTCCGCGTTCTGA
- a CDS encoding aminotransferase class V-fold PLP-dependent enzyme, with protein sequence MSLTSPWRADFPGMLALEAEGQTYLDSAATAQKPQAVLDALLGYLSGGVANVHRAQHLPGERATRAFEATRSKAAQWLNAASSEEIIFTRGSTESLNLLAYGLEHLLQPGEQIVISALEHHANLLPWQQLAKRRNLELRVVPLDSSGSIDLDAATRLIGPRTRLLALSQLSNVLGRWQPLAELLTMARAHGAISVIDGAQGAVHARPDLQALGCDFYVCSAHKLYGPDGVGLLYGRREALNQLQHWQFGGEMVLDADYHEARFRPAPLGFEAGTPAVSAVIGLGAALDWLSGLDQAAAARHEAALHAELLAGLQSRKGVRLLGEPQLALACFHVKAVHNADLAHLLSEQGIAVRAGHHCAMPLMKSLGLSGAIRVSLGLYNNGADLQRFFTALDNALELLR encoded by the coding sequence ATGTCACTGACTTCCCCCTGGCGCGCCGACTTCCCCGGCATGCTCGCTCTCGAAGCCGAAGGCCAGACCTATCTGGACAGCGCCGCCACTGCGCAGAAACCGCAGGCGGTGCTCGACGCCCTGCTCGGCTACCTCAGCGGCGGCGTAGCCAATGTGCACCGCGCCCAGCACCTGCCGGGCGAGCGCGCCACCCGCGCCTTCGAGGCGACACGCAGCAAGGCCGCGCAATGGCTCAATGCAGCCAGCAGCGAAGAGATCATCTTCACCCGTGGCAGTACCGAATCGCTCAACCTGCTGGCCTATGGCCTGGAGCACTTGCTGCAGCCGGGCGAGCAGATCGTCATCAGTGCGCTGGAGCACCACGCCAACCTGCTGCCCTGGCAGCAACTGGCCAAACGGCGCAATCTCGAGTTGCGGGTAGTACCACTGGATAGCAGCGGCAGCATCGATCTGGATGCCGCCACCCGCCTGATCGGCCCGCGCACGCGCCTGCTGGCGCTGTCGCAGCTGTCCAATGTCCTCGGCCGCTGGCAGCCGCTCGCCGAGCTGCTGACCATGGCCCGCGCGCACGGCGCCATCAGCGTGATCGACGGGGCGCAGGGCGCGGTGCATGCACGCCCTGATCTGCAGGCGCTGGGCTGCGACTTCTACGTCTGCTCAGCGCACAAGCTCTACGGCCCGGATGGTGTCGGTCTGCTGTATGGCCGCCGCGAGGCACTGAACCAATTGCAGCACTGGCAATTCGGCGGCGAGATGGTGCTCGATGCCGACTACCACGAGGCGCGCTTTCGCCCTGCTCCGCTGGGTTTCGAGGCCGGCACACCGGCTGTTTCTGCGGTTATCGGGCTGGGTGCGGCGCTGGATTGGCTAAGCGGGCTGGATCAGGCCGCAGCGGCACGCCATGAAGCAGCGCTGCATGCCGAATTGCTGGCAGGCCTGCAAAGCCGCAAGGGCGTGCGTCTGCTCGGCGAACCACAACTGGCGCTGGCCTGTTTTCATGTCAAAGCTGTGCACAACGCCGACCTGGCCCACCTGCTCAGCGAACAGGGCATCGCCGTGCGTGCCGGACACCACTGCGCCATGCCGCTGATGAAAAGCCTGGGCCTCAGTGGCGCGATTCGTGTTTCGCTCGGCCTCTACAATAACGGCGCAGACCTGCAGCGCTTCTTCACCGCCCTGGATAACGCCCTGGAACTGTTGCGATGA
- the dapE gene encoding succinyl-diaminopimelate desuccinylase, translating into MTAPLTPTLELAFDLIRRPSVTPVDEGCQELMMRRLAACGFEIERMRIEEVENFWAKRGGDGPVLCFAGHTDVVPTGPLDAWQYQPFDVRVDEEGMLCGRGAADMKGSLASMIVAVERFVADYPQHKGAIAFLITSDEEGPAQHGTKAVVERLRERNERLDWCIVGEPSSTTLLGDVVKNGRRGSLGCTLTVYGKQGHVAYPHLAKNPIHLAAPALAELTAEHWDHGNDYFPPTSFQVSNLNSGTGATNVIPGELKAVFNFRFSTESTVEGLQQRVTAILDKHGLDYHLEWALSGLPFLTQPGELLDAVAASIRNVTGRETTPSTSGGTSDGRFIATLGTQVVELGPVNATIHQINERVLASDLDLLTEVYYQTMVKLLA; encoded by the coding sequence ATGACCGCCCCCCTCACCCCGACCCTGGAACTCGCTTTCGACCTGATTCGCCGCCCGTCCGTGACCCCGGTCGACGAAGGTTGCCAGGAACTGATGATGCGTCGCCTGGCTGCCTGCGGCTTCGAGATCGAACGCATGCGCATCGAAGAGGTGGAGAATTTCTGGGCCAAACGCGGTGGCGACGGCCCGGTGCTGTGCTTCGCCGGCCACACCGACGTGGTGCCCACCGGCCCGTTGGACGCCTGGCAATACCAGCCATTCGACGTGCGCGTCGATGAAGAGGGCATGCTTTGCGGCCGTGGCGCGGCGGACATGAAAGGCAGCCTGGCGAGCATGATCGTCGCCGTCGAGCGCTTCGTCGCTGACTATCCTCAGCACAAGGGGGCCATCGCCTTCTTGATCACCAGCGACGAGGAAGGCCCGGCCCAGCACGGCACCAAGGCCGTGGTCGAGCGCCTACGCGAGCGCAACGAGCGCCTGGACTGGTGCATCGTCGGCGAACCGTCGAGCACCACCCTGCTCGGTGATGTGGTGAAAAATGGCCGTCGTGGCTCGCTCGGCTGCACCCTGACCGTCTACGGCAAGCAGGGCCACGTGGCCTACCCGCACCTGGCGAAGAACCCGATTCACCTGGCTGCACCGGCGCTGGCCGAGCTGACTGCCGAGCACTGGGATCACGGCAACGACTACTTCCCGCCGACCAGCTTCCAGGTGTCCAACCTCAACTCCGGCACCGGCGCGACCAACGTCATCCCCGGTGAACTGAAGGCAGTGTTCAACTTCCGCTTCTCCACCGAATCAACCGTGGAGGGCCTGCAGCAGCGCGTCACCGCCATCCTCGACAAGCACGGCCTGGATTACCACCTGGAGTGGGCGCTGTCCGGCCTGCCCTTCCTCACCCAGCCGGGCGAGTTGCTCGACGCCGTCGCCGCCAGCATCAGGAATGTCACTGGCCGCGAAACCACGCCGTCCACCAGCGGCGGCACCTCGGACGGTCGCTTTATCGCCACCCTGGGCACCCAGGTGGTCGAGCTTGGCCCGGTCAATGCCACCATCCATCAGATCAATGAGCGCGTACTGGCCAGCGATCTCGATCTGCTCACCGAGGTGTATTACCAGACCATGGTCAAGCTTCTCGCATGA
- a CDS encoding SufE family protein has product MRLPTSAEEALSAFSACPGWEQRARLLMQWGERLQPLSDAERVDAHRVHGCESLVWLIAEHRGEHLHFRASSDARLLRGLLAVLLARVEGLSRAELARVDLVDWFNQLGLQRQLSPSRSNGLNAVLQRMRELAGRSA; this is encoded by the coding sequence ATGCGCCTGCCCACCTCCGCTGAAGAGGCTCTGAGCGCATTCAGTGCCTGCCCTGGCTGGGAGCAGCGCGCGCGCCTGCTGATGCAATGGGGCGAACGCCTGCAGCCACTGAGCGATGCCGAACGCGTCGACGCGCACCGCGTGCATGGCTGCGAGAGCCTTGTCTGGCTGATCGCCGAACACCGCGGCGAACACCTGCACTTTCGCGCCAGCAGCGACGCCCGTCTGCTGCGCGGCTTGCTGGCTGTGTTGCTGGCGCGGGTCGAAGGCCTGTCTCGCGCCGAGCTGGCCCGTGTCGATCTGGTCGACTGGTTCAACCAGTTGGGGCTGCAGCGGCAGCTATCGCCCTCGCGCAGCAATGGTCTCAACGCGGTGCTGCAGCGTATGCGCGAGTTGGCGGGGCGCTCCGCCTAA
- a CDS encoding GldG family protein, translated as MKKLIYSGAGLLLIAVAFLAFNLLAGLGLSGARLDLTEQKLYTISDGTKQILSELDEPINLYFFYSDKVAKNLPALRTYAQRVEEMLKAYQAQAGGKIRLHIIDPEPFSEDEDKAAEFGLQGIPLQQGGDAIYFGLAGTNGLDDTQVIPFFALDQEEHLEYELSRLVQTLAKPELPVVGVLSGLSMTGGFDMMARQPTPPWMVLEQVRQLFQIEQLKADVDQIPESVSVLWLVHPKSLPEQTLYAIDQFVLRGGKLMVFVDPYAEADTGDMPGEVAVDKASNIESLFKAWGLRLVPDKVLGDGAYAMSVNRGQGQRPVRHAAWLSLPRKALDQNDIATAGLESVTVATAGILEPLEGAKTRFTPLMQSSEYAMPFDAQRFAMLSNPEELIRELEPTGERYTIAARIDGPAQTAFPDGIEGRKDGLKQADTINVIAVADTDMLTDRMWVQVQEFFGQRMPQPWADNGSFTINALDNLTGSEALISVRSRGRFSRPFVVVEELKRAAEQRFRDKEQALQARLAETEQQLAALQRSDDPSQALELTPEQQGALQRFIQQKLEIRKELRDVRYQLNADIEALGRTLKIINIALVPALLTLGVLALWLWRRRRRA; from the coding sequence ATGAAAAAGCTGATTTATTCCGGCGCCGGGCTGCTGCTGATCGCGGTGGCCTTTCTCGCCTTCAACCTGCTGGCCGGCCTGGGGCTGAGCGGTGCCCGCCTGGACCTGACCGAGCAGAAGCTCTACACCATCTCCGACGGCACCAAGCAGATCCTTTCTGAGCTGGACGAGCCGATCAATCTGTACTTCTTCTACTCGGACAAGGTGGCCAAGAACCTGCCGGCGCTGCGTACCTATGCCCAGCGCGTGGAGGAGATGCTCAAGGCCTACCAGGCCCAGGCCGGCGGCAAGATCCGCCTGCACATCATCGACCCCGAGCCGTTCTCCGAGGACGAGGACAAGGCCGCCGAGTTCGGCCTGCAGGGCATCCCGCTGCAGCAGGGCGGCGACGCGATCTACTTCGGCCTGGCCGGCACCAATGGCCTGGATGACACTCAGGTGATCCCGTTCTTCGCCCTGGATCAGGAGGAGCACCTGGAATACGAGCTGAGCCGCCTGGTGCAGACCCTGGCGAAGCCGGAGCTGCCCGTGGTTGGCGTGCTCTCCGGGCTGTCGATGACCGGCGGTTTCGACATGATGGCGCGGCAGCCGACACCGCCGTGGATGGTGCTGGAGCAGGTGCGCCAGTTGTTCCAGATCGAGCAACTCAAGGCCGATGTCGACCAGATTCCCGAGAGCGTCTCGGTGCTGTGGCTGGTGCATCCGAAGAGCCTGCCCGAGCAGACCCTGTACGCCATCGATCAGTTCGTGCTGCGCGGCGGCAAGCTGATGGTGTTCGTCGATCCCTATGCCGAGGCCGATACCGGTGATATGCCGGGTGAAGTGGCGGTGGACAAGGCCTCGAACATCGAGTCACTGTTCAAGGCCTGGGGGCTGCGCCTGGTGCCGGACAAGGTCCTCGGCGATGGCGCCTACGCCATGTCGGTCAACCGTGGCCAGGGCCAGCGCCCGGTGCGCCACGCCGCCTGGCTGAGCCTGCCGCGCAAGGCGCTGGACCAGAACGACATTGCCACCGCCGGGTTGGAGAGCGTCACCGTCGCCACCGCCGGCATCCTCGAACCGCTGGAAGGCGCGAAAACGCGCTTCACGCCGCTGATGCAGAGTTCCGAATACGCCATGCCCTTCGACGCCCAGCGTTTCGCCATGCTCAGCAATCCCGAAGAGCTGATCCGTGAACTGGAGCCGACCGGCGAGCGCTACACCATCGCTGCACGTATCGACGGCCCGGCGCAGACGGCCTTCCCCGACGGCATCGAAGGGCGCAAGGATGGCCTCAAGCAGGCGGACACCATTAACGTCATCGCCGTGGCCGATACCGATATGCTCACCGATCGCATGTGGGTGCAGGTGCAGGAGTTTTTCGGCCAGCGCATGCCACAGCCCTGGGCCGACAACGGCAGCTTCACCATCAACGCGCTGGACAACCTGACCGGCTCCGAGGCGCTGATCAGCGTGCGTTCGCGTGGCCGCTTCAGCCGCCCGTTCGTGGTGGTCGAGGAGCTGAAACGTGCTGCCGAACAGCGCTTCCGTGACAAGGAGCAGGCCTTGCAGGCACGGCTGGCCGAGACCGAGCAGCAACTGGCGGCGCTGCAGCGCAGCGACGATCCCAGCCAGGCACTGGAGCTGACGCCAGAGCAGCAGGGCGCGTTGCAGCGCTTCATCCAGCAGAAGCTGGAGATTCGCAAGGAGCTGCGCGATGTGCGCTATCAACTCAACGCCGATATCGAGGCACTTGGCCGCACGCTGAAGATTATCAACATCGCTCTGGTGCCGGCGTTGCTGACCCTGGGCGTATTGGCGTTGTGGCTGTGGCGGCGCCGTCGTCGCGCGTGA
- a CDS encoding putative RNA methyltransferase, producing the protein MSLICPICQAPLEQNGNGLACANRHSFDRARQGYYNLLPVQHKNSRDPGDNAAMVEARRRFLEGGHYAPLAARLATLAAEYAPARWLDIGCGEGYYTEQIARALPHADGYALDISREAVKRACKRAPQLSWLVASMARVPLADASCQLLASVFSPLDWSEAKRLLAPGGGLLRMGPTRVHLMELRQKLYDEVRDYDDEKHLALIPPGMHLAHSETLEFTLHLADAQARADLLAMTPHGWRASAERRAAVIAAPFDVTVSIRYDWIVNTQE; encoded by the coding sequence ATGAGCCTGATCTGCCCCATCTGCCAAGCGCCGCTCGAGCAAAACGGCAACGGCCTGGCCTGCGCAAACCGGCACAGCTTTGACCGCGCCCGGCAGGGGTACTACAACCTGCTGCCGGTGCAACACAAGAACAGCCGCGACCCCGGCGACAACGCCGCCATGGTCGAGGCGCGCCGGCGTTTTCTCGAGGGCGGCCACTACGCCCCGCTGGCCGCACGCCTGGCCACACTGGCGGCCGAGTACGCGCCCGCACGCTGGCTGGATATCGGCTGCGGCGAGGGGTATTACACCGAGCAGATCGCCCGCGCCCTGCCCCACGCCGACGGCTACGCCCTGGACATCTCCCGCGAAGCAGTCAAGCGTGCCTGCAAGCGCGCGCCGCAACTGAGCTGGCTGGTGGCAAGCATGGCCCGCGTGCCATTGGCCGATGCCAGTTGCCAGCTGCTGGCCAGCGTCTTCAGCCCGCTCGACTGGTCCGAGGCCAAGCGCCTGCTTGCCCCCGGCGGCGGCCTGCTGCGCATGGGTCCGACTCGCGTGCACCTAATGGAACTGCGGCAGAAGCTGTACGACGAGGTGCGCGATTACGACGACGAAAAGCACCTGGCACTGATTCCGCCTGGCATGCACCTGGCGCACAGCGAAACCCTGGAATTCACCCTGCATCTGGCCGACGCCCAGGCCCGCGCCGACCTGCTGGCCATGACCCCGCACGGCTGGCGCGCCAGCGCCGAACGCCGTGCAGCGGTGATCGCCGCGCCCTTCGATGTCACCGTTTCCATCCGCTACGATTGGATCGTCAACACTCAGGAATGA
- the tcdA gene encoding tRNA cyclic N6-threonylcarbamoyladenosine(37) synthase TcdA has product MNTDDQRFGGIARLYGQEGYQHLAAAHVAVVGIGGVGSWVAEALARSGVGEISLFDLDDVCITNTNRQIQALDGAVGKAKVEVMAERIRAINPNCVVHAVADFVTRETMAEYITEQLDGVIDCIDSVPAKAALIAWCKRRKIQIVTTGGAGGQIDPTQVQVADLNKTFNDPLAAKVRSLLRRDYGFSRTPGRNYSVPCVFSTEQLRYPKPDGSVCQAKGFVGEGVRLDCAGGFGAVMMVTATFAMAATAKMVDKLVAGARRPAERQRGE; this is encoded by the coding sequence ATGAACACAGACGATCAGCGTTTCGGCGGCATTGCCCGGCTCTACGGCCAGGAGGGCTATCAGCACCTGGCGGCTGCGCATGTGGCAGTGGTCGGTATCGGCGGTGTCGGTTCCTGGGTGGCCGAGGCGCTGGCGCGTTCCGGGGTTGGCGAGATTTCCCTGTTCGACCTCGATGATGTCTGCATCACCAACACCAACCGGCAGATCCAGGCGCTCGACGGCGCCGTGGGCAAGGCCAAGGTCGAGGTCATGGCCGAACGTATCCGCGCCATCAACCCCAACTGCGTGGTGCATGCGGTGGCCGATTTCGTCACCCGCGAGACCATGGCCGAGTACATCACCGAACAGCTAGACGGAGTGATCGACTGCATCGACAGCGTGCCGGCCAAGGCGGCGCTGATCGCCTGGTGCAAGCGGCGCAAGATCCAGATCGTCACCACCGGTGGCGCGGGCGGGCAGATCGACCCGACCCAGGTGCAGGTCGCCGATCTGAACAAGACCTTCAACGACCCATTGGCGGCCAAGGTGCGCTCCCTGCTGCGCCGCGACTATGGCTTTTCCCGTACGCCGGGGCGCAACTACAGCGTGCCTTGCGTGTTTTCCACCGAACAATTGCGCTACCCCAAGCCCGATGGCAGCGTGTGCCAGGCCAAGGGCTTCGTCGGTGAGGGGGTACGTCTCGATTGTGCCGGTGGTTTCGGTGCGGTGATGATGGTCACCGCCACCTTCGCCATGGCTGCCACCGCCAAGATGGTGGACAAGCTGGTGGCCGGAGCACGCCGGCCTGCCGAACGTCAGCGCGGTGAGTGA
- a CDS encoding DUF4340 domain-containing protein — MRLVILNSEEIMGRKGLIALIVIVLLCVLGYLAVQRGQQQSTAKIESAPWLAAEQGYLNTLQALEIEQPGQPSVRIERRGDTWVVPAKADYPAAPQALAELLRALREARTQEAKTANPQWHARLGLAEEGAPDEQALRLKLQFAGHPDLGLRLGNPSQQGSGQLVRRAGEDQVWLIDQQLQVPIRELDWLDRRVSDIPFTSIARLQLRYADGEVLTLTRDDAQQYNFAIAELRKEQTLSFEGAANSVALVFSNLQFADAAPLAQISFKQAPVLQFSLTGFNEQRLEGALYKQAEHYWLVLGEAEGFEAAEVTARRDWAYRLESEQVQRLAKKLRDLLAKNP, encoded by the coding sequence ATGAGGTTAGTCATTCTCAATAGTGAGGAGATCATGGGGCGTAAAGGTCTGATCGCATTGATCGTCATTGTGCTGCTGTGCGTGCTGGGCTACCTGGCCGTGCAGCGCGGCCAGCAGCAGAGCACGGCGAAAATCGAGTCGGCGCCCTGGCTGGCAGCCGAGCAGGGCTATCTGAATACGCTGCAGGCGCTGGAGATCGAGCAGCCGGGGCAGCCCTCGGTACGTATCGAGCGACGTGGGGACACCTGGGTGGTGCCGGCCAAGGCCGACTATCCGGCGGCGCCGCAAGCGCTGGCCGAACTGCTGCGGGCATTGCGTGAGGCGCGCACGCAGGAGGCCAAAACCGCCAACCCGCAATGGCATGCCCGTCTGGGGCTGGCCGAGGAGGGCGCGCCTGATGAGCAGGCGCTGCGTCTGAAGCTGCAGTTCGCCGGCCATCCCGACCTGGGGCTGCGTCTGGGTAATCCGTCTCAGCAAGGCAGTGGGCAACTGGTGCGCCGTGCCGGTGAAGATCAGGTTTGGCTGATCGATCAACAGTTGCAGGTGCCGATTCGTGAGCTGGACTGGCTGGATCGACGTGTCAGCGATATTCCCTTCACCAGCATCGCGCGTCTACAGTTGCGCTATGCCGACGGCGAGGTACTTACGCTGACGCGAGACGATGCCCAGCAATACAACTTCGCTATCGCCGAACTGCGCAAGGAGCAGACGCTCAGCTTCGAGGGCGCGGCCAACAGTGTTGCCCTGGTGTTCTCCAACCTGCAGTTCGCCGATGCCGCTCCGCTTGCGCAGATCAGCTTCAAGCAGGCGCCGGTGCTGCAATTCAGCCTCACCGGTTTCAACGAACAGAGGCTTGAGGGTGCGTTATACAAACAAGCCGAGCACTATTGGCTGGTGCTTGGCGAAGCTGAAGGTTTCGAGGCCGCAGAGGTGACAGCGCGCCGTGACTGGGCCTATCGGCTGGAGTCTGAACAGGTTCAGCGGCTGGCGAAGAAGTTACGCGATCTATTGGCCAAAAACCCATAA